Genomic DNA from Klebsiella variicola:
GCAGGCATGGTCAGCAGAGTAATTAATGCCCGGGCAGCGGCTGACTGGCTTTTATGCGGCGGGTAAAGCACCGAGAAAGGCCGTGAACGTCCGGCGAACGCCGGAAGAACAGGAACCAGCTCCCCGCGCGCGATCGCCTCCTGCACAATAAACGCATAGCTCTGACAGATCCCCGCCCCCTGCAGGGCCAGCGAGACCACCCCGAGCACATCATCGGAGACATGCAGAGATGACGTCGGTAGCCAGCTGATATCCTGGCCATCCTCACGAAATACCCATTCGGCGACTTTTCCCGTTGCCGGCATAATAAATGTCAGGCATGAATGATGGCGCAAATCGGCTATTTTACTCAGCGGTCTCGCTGTCGAGCGTAAATAGGCCGGCGAGGCCACCAGACATAGCGCCGCATCCTCCAGCTTTTTTGCCACCAGGCCGCTGTCGGGTAAATGTCCCTGGCGCACCACCAGATCGAAGCCCTCAGCGATAATATCGACATTACGGTTGGTAATATTCAGCTCAATCTGTACGTCGGGGTGCAACTGACGGTACAACGCCAGCCGGGCGGGCAAACGATAGTGTCCCCAGGTGGTGGGGGCGCTCAATTTAACGCGCCCGGATAACGCCCCTTTTTGCCCCTGCGTCTCCCGTTCGGCATTATCCAGCACCTCAAACGCCTGGCGGACCTGACTCAGATAGGCGCTTCCGGCCTCGGTCAGGCTGATCCGACGGGTGGAGCGGCGCAGCAGCTGGCACCCCAGACGCGTTTCAAGACGGGTGACGGCCCGGCTTAACACCGACGGCGTCGACGACAGCGCCACCGCGCCGGCGGTAAACGACCCGCGCTCGGCCACCGCCAGAAAGACTTCTACATCCGCAAGATAATCAAACCGCCGGGCCATTTGGTTCTCCAGAGAACAAATGATTGTCATTCCAGGCATCTTATCTTCCCGAAGGGATTTAATAAAATCGTTTACCGAGGCTTAACCGGGCCATCTGCCCCTCTTTTTTACTGCTTTCTGGAGACCATGATGCATCGTTTTTCACTCTTCGTTCTCGGCCTGCTGTCCCTGGGGCAGACCGCACTGGCGGCCGGGCCTGACGCCCCTGCCCATCTGGCGCTATGGCGCAGTTATACCGGGGTCACCTGGCAGCAGCGCGTCGATGCGCATTCCGTCAATGCGCCCATCGCAGGATTGCACTTTGACGCCGCCGGTCGGGCATTTGTTAGCACCCCACGTCTGATTTCGACCCAGGCGCCCGCCACGCTCAGCCTGCTCGATACCAAGTCCCTGAGCGGCCCGGCACGACTCACCGCCTTTCCGTCCACCGCGGCCAACAGCATCAGCGCCGATCCCCGCACGCACCTGCGCAATGTGCTGGGCTTTTACGTCGATAACCGCAACGGCTGGCTATGGGCGTTAGATC
This window encodes:
- a CDS encoding LysR family transcriptional regulator, with amino-acid sequence MARRFDYLADVEVFLAVAERGSFTAGAVALSSTPSVLSRAVTRLETRLGCQLLRRSTRRISLTEAGSAYLSQVRQAFEVLDNAERETQGQKGALSGRVKLSAPTTWGHYRLPARLALYRQLHPDVQIELNITNRNVDIIAEGFDLVVRQGHLPDSGLVAKKLEDAALCLVASPAYLRSTARPLSKIADLRHHSCLTFIMPATGKVAEWVFREDGQDISWLPTSSLHVSDDVLGVVSLALQGAGICQSYAFIVQEAIARGELVPVLPAFAGRSRPFSVLYPPHKSQSAAARALITLLTMPAEALATLCATLPDAYD